The Cytobacillus firmus genome segment GACCAGGAAATGCTTTTCAATTTGTTCAATATCTATGAGAAAGAAGCGCATAGGCAAATGGATGAAGGGCTTGTACACCCGGCTTATGACTATGTATTGAAATGTTCCCATACTTTTAACCTGCTCGATGCCAGGGGAGCGATCTCAGTAACAGAAAGAACAGGCTATATTGCAAGGTGCCGGAATCTGGCCAGAAAAATAGCAAAAACCTTTTATGAAGAGAGAGAAAAACTTGGCTTCCCAATTCTAAAGGTTAAGGAGGAAGGATCTCATGAATAAGAAAGACCTACTGCTGGAAATTGGACTAGAAGAAATGCCTGCCAGATTTGTCACTAATTCCATGAATCAGCTTTCAGATAAAGTGAAATCATGGCTTTTGGAAAAGAAAATATCCTTTGAAGAGATCAGCGCTTTCTCCTCTCCCCGCCGCTTGGCTGTCCTAGTAACGGGAGTGGATACCGCCCAGGAGGACATAAATGAGGAAGCAAAAGGGCCTGCGAAAAAAATCGCACTAACAGAAGATGGAGTATGGTCAAAGGCTGCGGTTGGATTCAGCCGGGGTCAGGGAGCTTCTGTTGAAGATATATTTTTTAAAGAAATTAACGGTGTTGAATACGCCCATGTCAGCAAATTCATTAAAGGTCAGGAAACAGCTGCCCTTCTGCCTGAACTTCAGCAGATTATTACCTCGCTATCATTCCCGAAGAATATGCGCTGGGCAAACCAGGATTTACGTTTTATCAGGCCGATTAAATGGCTTATTGCATTATTCGGAAATGAAGTCATTCCTTTTTCAATAACAAATGTCCAGACTTCCAACCTTACAAGAGGTCACCGCTTTTTAGGGGAAGAGATTGAGATTAACAATCCTGCTGATTATGAAAAGGCCATGCTGGCGCAATATGTGATCACTAACCCTCAGGAAAGAAAGAGTGCCATTCTTTCTCAATTGGAAAAAATTGAGGAAGAACAAGGCTGGGTTGTTCCGGTGGATGAAGATTTATTGGAAGAAGTAAATAATCTGGTTGAGTACCCGACTGCATTATATGGCAAGTTTGAAGAAGAATACCTTGAACTTCCGGAAGAGGTGTTAATTACTTCCATGAAAGAGCACCAGCGCTATTTCCCGGTAAAGTCCAAAGGTGGCACTCTTCTTCCTTACTTTGTGACAGTCCGGAATGGTTCTCATGAACATTTGGAGAAAGTGGCTAAAGGAAATGAGAAAGTATTGCGGGCAAGGCTATCTGATGCAGCTTTCTTCTATAGAGAAGACCAAAAAACGGACATCGCAGTATCGCTCGGAAAACTCAATAACATTGTGTATCACGAAGAAATTGGAACCCTTGCTGAAAAGGTAAACCGTGTCCGCCAGCTGGCAGCAAAACTGAGTGAGATTCTTGACTTCAGTGATGAAGCAAAAGCAGTGACAGACCGCGCTGCTGAAATCTCAAAGTTTGATCTTGTTTCACATATGGTTTACGAATTTCCAGAGCTGCAAGGTTTTATGGGAGAAAAATACGCCCTGCAAAAAGGCGAAAAGGAAGCTGTGGCGCGTGCAATTAATGAACATTACATGCCGCGCAATGCAGAGGACCAGACACCGGAAAGCGATGCTGGTGCAGTGCTTTCCATTGCTGAGAAACTGGACACGATTGTGTCATCCTTTGCAATTGGAATTATTCCAAGCGGTTCCCAGGATCCATATGCTTTAAGGAGACAGGCATCGGGTATCATCCAGACGTTACTGGCTAAACACTGGGATCTGAAGCTCGAAGAATTGATCGCATTATCTTCAGAGACCGTACTTAAAGCGAATATAGGAAAGAAATCAAAAAGTGATTTAATGCAGGAATTAGTTTCTTTCTTTAAATTAAGGATTAAATATATGCTGCAGGAAAAAGCAATACGCTATGACTTAATTGAAGCTGTATTAGGAAATGATATCGGCTCCGTTCCTTCACTTGTGAATAGAGCTCAGGTATTGGAATCCCACAAGGATGCAGATGGCTTCAAGGAAAGCATTGAAGCTCTTGGCCGGGTAATCAACATTGCTTCTAAGGCAGAAGATAAAGGGGATATTGATAGCAGCTTATTTGAAAATGATAATGAAAAAGCTCTGTTCAGTAAATATTTATCAGTAACCGAGGAGTTGAAAAAAGAGGGTACAGAGGAAGAAGCCTTTAACTTGTTAATCAGCTTGAAGCCTGAAATTGATCAATACTTTGAGCATACTATGGTAATGGATGAAAATCAGGAAATTCGCCGTAATAGGCTGCATCAAATGGCGCATTTGTCTGATGTGATAAAGAAATTTGCAAATATGAACCAAATAATTGTTAAGTAATAAGCTGAAATTTTGCGTTTTATGCTTGAATACGATTAAAATCTAAGATGAGGACAGCTGCCGTGGCTGTCATTGAAAGAGCCTGTTTATCACACTGACGGGCTCTTTCGTATTTTGGGCATAATAGGCAGTTCAAAGCAAACTATATATGAAACACATCTTTTCATTTATGACAAATAGTATATAATAATTATATAAAAGTATAACCTTATTATAGTGGGAAATGAGTGCCAAAAGCATCTCCTTTTCAGATTAGGTGGTGAGGAAAATCGAATTAAATAAAAGGCAGGAAAAAATAATAGAAATCGTTAAGGAAAACGGGCCGATCACTGGTGAGAGTATTGCAGAACAGCTTAGTTTAACGAGGGCAACACTAAGGCCGGACCTGGCTATATTAACGATGGCAGGCTATTTAGATGCCCGTCCGCGTGTAGGCTATTTTTATACAGGGAAGACAGGGGCGCAGCTGCTGACTGAAAACCTTCAAAAGCTATATGTAAGGGATTATCAATCCATTCCTGTAGTGGTTAATGAGAATGTGTCGGTATATGATGCCATTGTGACAATGTTTCTGGAAGATGTCGGCACGCTATTTGTTGTTGATCAGGGTTCACTGCTTGTTGGGGTTCTGTCAAGGAAGGATTTACTCCGTGCAAGTATTGGCAAGCAGGAGCTAAATTCCATCCCTGTCAATATCATTATGACCAGAATGCCTAACATTACCATGTGCGAAAAAGATGATTTGCTTATCGAAGTTGCTAAAAAGCTGATTGAAAAGCAGATCGACGCTCTTCCTGTTGTAAAAAAGACGGAAAAAGGGTATGAAGTAAACGGCAGGATAACTAAAACAAATCTGACAAAAGCGTTCCTGGCTCTGGCCGGGGAAAAGTAGCAGTGAAAGAAGAAGGAGATGGTGTTAAAGGATGGAAAAAATGCCGGTCATTTATGTCGTTTCGGACTCAGTGGGAGAAACGGCTGAACTTGTAACAAAAGCTGCAACCAGCCAATTCAATGGCAGCGATATATCTATCAAGCGTTTTCCATATGTTGAAGAGAAAGTACATATTGATGAAGTTATTTCACTCGCAAAGCTTGATAATGGGATGATAGCCTATACGATGGTCAAGCCGGACATGAGGAAATATATTAACCAGAGGGCTGCTGAAGAAGGGATATATGCTTTTGATATTGTTGGTCCTTTAATGGATCAAATCCAAAGAGCCTGTGGCATTACACCGCTTTTCGAACCAGGACTGGTCAGAAAGCTGGATGAAGATTACTTTAAAAAGATTGAAGCAATCGAGTTTGCTGTAAAATATGATGATGGCCGTGACCCTCGTGGCATATTAA includes the following:
- a CDS encoding pyruvate, water dikinase regulatory protein, with product MEKMPVIYVVSDSVGETAELVTKAATSQFNGSDISIKRFPYVEEKVHIDEVISLAKLDNGMIAYTMVKPDMRKYINQRAAEEGIYAFDIVGPLMDQIQRACGITPLFEPGLVRKLDEDYFKKIEAIEFAVKYDDGRDPRGILKADIVLIGVSRTSKTPLSQYLAHKRLKVANVPLVPEVDPPEELFLVPPDKCFGLKISPEKLNFIRRERLISLGLSDNASYANIERIKEEIGYFEKTVSKIKCPVIDVTNKAVEETANMILNQYRKNFPKS
- the glyS gene encoding glycine--tRNA ligase subunit beta translates to MNKKDLLLEIGLEEMPARFVTNSMNQLSDKVKSWLLEKKISFEEISAFSSPRRLAVLVTGVDTAQEDINEEAKGPAKKIALTEDGVWSKAAVGFSRGQGASVEDIFFKEINGVEYAHVSKFIKGQETAALLPELQQIITSLSFPKNMRWANQDLRFIRPIKWLIALFGNEVIPFSITNVQTSNLTRGHRFLGEEIEINNPADYEKAMLAQYVITNPQERKSAILSQLEKIEEEQGWVVPVDEDLLEEVNNLVEYPTALYGKFEEEYLELPEEVLITSMKEHQRYFPVKSKGGTLLPYFVTVRNGSHEHLEKVAKGNEKVLRARLSDAAFFYREDQKTDIAVSLGKLNNIVYHEEIGTLAEKVNRVRQLAAKLSEILDFSDEAKAVTDRAAEISKFDLVSHMVYEFPELQGFMGEKYALQKGEKEAVARAINEHYMPRNAEDQTPESDAGAVLSIAEKLDTIVSSFAIGIIPSGSQDPYALRRQASGIIQTLLAKHWDLKLEELIALSSETVLKANIGKKSKSDLMQELVSFFKLRIKYMLQEKAIRYDLIEAVLGNDIGSVPSLVNRAQVLESHKDADGFKESIEALGRVINIASKAEDKGDIDSSLFENDNEKALFSKYLSVTEELKKEGTEEEAFNLLISLKPEIDQYFEHTMVMDENQEIRRNRLHQMAHLSDVIKKFANMNQIIVK
- a CDS encoding helix-turn-helix transcriptional regulator encodes the protein MVRKIELNKRQEKIIEIVKENGPITGESIAEQLSLTRATLRPDLAILTMAGYLDARPRVGYFYTGKTGAQLLTENLQKLYVRDYQSIPVVVNENVSVYDAIVTMFLEDVGTLFVVDQGSLLVGVLSRKDLLRASIGKQELNSIPVNIIMTRMPNITMCEKDDLLIEVAKKLIEKQIDALPVVKKTEKGYEVNGRITKTNLTKAFLALAGEK